The following coding sequences are from one Epinephelus moara isolate mb chromosome 7, YSFRI_EMoa_1.0, whole genome shotgun sequence window:
- the prkag3b gene encoding 5'-AMP-activated protein kinase subunit gamma-3b isoform X2, protein MEPLAEVPLFELDHEEDEEEGGLSMKSRGGCTYATHGLATPAGTDPDAFIYMNFMKSHCCYDAIPTSSKLVIFDTTLQVKKAFFALVANGVRAAPLWDNKLKCFVGMLTITDFINILHRYYKSPLVQIYELEEHKIETWREIYLHSVNRLISITPDCSLFDAIYSLLKNKIHRLPVIDPATGNVLHILTHKRILKFLHIFGSTIPKPRFLQRRINEVAIGTFKEIATVKESATVFEALSVFVERRVSALPVVNEQGKVVALYSRFDVINLAAQKNYNNLNMTMREAITSRACWVEGVLKCYPYETLETIIDRIARAEVHRLVLVDSQDVVKGIVSLSDLLQALVLTPAGIYAGSYCQDG, encoded by the exons ATGGAGCCTCTTGCAGAG GTTCCATTATTTGAGCTGGACcatgaggaggatgaggaagagggtGGCCTCTCAATGAAGAGCAGAG GTGGCTGTACATATGCAACACATGGCCTTGCGACCCCTGCAGGCACAGACCCTGACGCCTTCATATACATGAACTTCATGAAGAGTCACTGCTGCTACGACGCCATCCCCACCAGCTCCAAACTGGTCATTTTTGACACAACACTACAG GTGAAGAAGGCTTTCTTTGCTCTGGTGGCTAACGGTGTGAGGGCAGCGCCACTGTGGGACAACAAGCTGAAGTGTTTTGTGG GTATGCTGACCATCACTGACTTCATCAACATTCTCCATCGCTATTACAAGTCTCCTCTG gTTCAGATCTATGAGCTGGAAGAACACAAGATAGAGACATGGAGAG agaTCTATCTACACTCTGTTAACAGACTGATCAGCATCACTCCTGACTGCAG TCTGTTTGATGCCATCTACTCCTTGTTGAAGAATAAGATACACCGACTGCCAGTCATCGACCCGGCAACAGGAAATGTTCTCCACATTCTCACTCACAAACGCATTCTGAAGTTTCTCCACATCTTT GGATCTACGATTCCTAAACCCAGGTTTCTTCAGAGGCGGATCAATGAAGTGGCAATCGGTACCTTCAAAGAGATCGCAACAGTCAAGGAATCGGCCACTGTTTTCGAAGCTCTGAGCGTTTTTGTAGAGAGAAGAGTGTCCGCTCTGCCTGTAGTCAATGAGCAAG GTAAAGTCGTGGCGCTGTACTCCAGATTTGATGTCATT AACCTCGCAGCCCAGAAAAACTACAACAACCTGAATATGACGATGCGGGAGGCCATTACCTCCAGAGCCTGCTGGGTGGAGGGAGTCCTCAAGTGTTACCCTTACGAAACCCTGGAGACCATCATCGACCGCATTGCAAGGGCTGAG GTTCATCGTTTGGTGTTGGTTGACAGCCAAGATGTGGTGAAAGGGATTGTCTCACTATCTGACCTTCTACAAGCCCTGGTTCTCACTCCTGCAG
- the prkag3b gene encoding 5'-AMP-activated protein kinase subunit gamma-3b isoform X3 — translation MKSRGGCTYATHGLATPAGTDPDAFIYMNFMKSHCCYDAIPTSSKLVIFDTTLQVKKAFFALVANGVRAAPLWDNKLKCFVGMLTITDFINILHRYYKSPLVQIYELEEHKIETWREIYLHSVNRLISITPDCSLFDAIYSLLKNKIHRLPVIDPATGNVLHILTHKRILKFLHIFGSTIPKPRFLQRRINEVAIGTFKEIATVKESATVFEALSVFVERRVSALPVVNEQGKVVALYSRFDVINLAAQKNYNNLNMTMREAITSRACWVEGVLKCYPYETLETIIDRIARAEVHRLVLVDSQDVVKGIVSLSDLLQALVLTPAGIYAGSYCQDG, via the exons ATGAAGAGCAGAG GTGGCTGTACATATGCAACACATGGCCTTGCGACCCCTGCAGGCACAGACCCTGACGCCTTCATATACATGAACTTCATGAAGAGTCACTGCTGCTACGACGCCATCCCCACCAGCTCCAAACTGGTCATTTTTGACACAACACTACAG GTGAAGAAGGCTTTCTTTGCTCTGGTGGCTAACGGTGTGAGGGCAGCGCCACTGTGGGACAACAAGCTGAAGTGTTTTGTGG GTATGCTGACCATCACTGACTTCATCAACATTCTCCATCGCTATTACAAGTCTCCTCTG gTTCAGATCTATGAGCTGGAAGAACACAAGATAGAGACATGGAGAG agaTCTATCTACACTCTGTTAACAGACTGATCAGCATCACTCCTGACTGCAG TCTGTTTGATGCCATCTACTCCTTGTTGAAGAATAAGATACACCGACTGCCAGTCATCGACCCGGCAACAGGAAATGTTCTCCACATTCTCACTCACAAACGCATTCTGAAGTTTCTCCACATCTTT GGATCTACGATTCCTAAACCCAGGTTTCTTCAGAGGCGGATCAATGAAGTGGCAATCGGTACCTTCAAAGAGATCGCAACAGTCAAGGAATCGGCCACTGTTTTCGAAGCTCTGAGCGTTTTTGTAGAGAGAAGAGTGTCCGCTCTGCCTGTAGTCAATGAGCAAG GTAAAGTCGTGGCGCTGTACTCCAGATTTGATGTCATT AACCTCGCAGCCCAGAAAAACTACAACAACCTGAATATGACGATGCGGGAGGCCATTACCTCCAGAGCCTGCTGGGTGGAGGGAGTCCTCAAGTGTTACCCTTACGAAACCCTGGAGACCATCATCGACCGCATTGCAAGGGCTGAG GTTCATCGTTTGGTGTTGGTTGACAGCCAAGATGTGGTGAAAGGGATTGTCTCACTATCTGACCTTCTACAAGCCCTGGTTCTCACTCCTGCAG
- the prkag3b gene encoding 5'-AMP-activated protein kinase subunit gamma-3b isoform X1 has product MEPLAEAKSSKACKQSQEEVQKVPLFELDHEEDEEEGGLSMKSRGGCTYATHGLATPAGTDPDAFIYMNFMKSHCCYDAIPTSSKLVIFDTTLQVKKAFFALVANGVRAAPLWDNKLKCFVGMLTITDFINILHRYYKSPLVQIYELEEHKIETWREIYLHSVNRLISITPDCSLFDAIYSLLKNKIHRLPVIDPATGNVLHILTHKRILKFLHIFGSTIPKPRFLQRRINEVAIGTFKEIATVKESATVFEALSVFVERRVSALPVVNEQGKVVALYSRFDVINLAAQKNYNNLNMTMREAITSRACWVEGVLKCYPYETLETIIDRIARAEVHRLVLVDSQDVVKGIVSLSDLLQALVLTPAGIYAGSYCQDG; this is encoded by the exons ATGGAGCCTCTTGCAGAG GCTAAATCTTCTAAAGCCTgcaaacagagccaagaggaggtgcagaag GTTCCATTATTTGAGCTGGACcatgaggaggatgaggaagagggtGGCCTCTCAATGAAGAGCAGAG GTGGCTGTACATATGCAACACATGGCCTTGCGACCCCTGCAGGCACAGACCCTGACGCCTTCATATACATGAACTTCATGAAGAGTCACTGCTGCTACGACGCCATCCCCACCAGCTCCAAACTGGTCATTTTTGACACAACACTACAG GTGAAGAAGGCTTTCTTTGCTCTGGTGGCTAACGGTGTGAGGGCAGCGCCACTGTGGGACAACAAGCTGAAGTGTTTTGTGG GTATGCTGACCATCACTGACTTCATCAACATTCTCCATCGCTATTACAAGTCTCCTCTG gTTCAGATCTATGAGCTGGAAGAACACAAGATAGAGACATGGAGAG agaTCTATCTACACTCTGTTAACAGACTGATCAGCATCACTCCTGACTGCAG TCTGTTTGATGCCATCTACTCCTTGTTGAAGAATAAGATACACCGACTGCCAGTCATCGACCCGGCAACAGGAAATGTTCTCCACATTCTCACTCACAAACGCATTCTGAAGTTTCTCCACATCTTT GGATCTACGATTCCTAAACCCAGGTTTCTTCAGAGGCGGATCAATGAAGTGGCAATCGGTACCTTCAAAGAGATCGCAACAGTCAAGGAATCGGCCACTGTTTTCGAAGCTCTGAGCGTTTTTGTAGAGAGAAGAGTGTCCGCTCTGCCTGTAGTCAATGAGCAAG GTAAAGTCGTGGCGCTGTACTCCAGATTTGATGTCATT AACCTCGCAGCCCAGAAAAACTACAACAACCTGAATATGACGATGCGGGAGGCCATTACCTCCAGAGCCTGCTGGGTGGAGGGAGTCCTCAAGTGTTACCCTTACGAAACCCTGGAGACCATCATCGACCGCATTGCAAGGGCTGAG GTTCATCGTTTGGTGTTGGTTGACAGCCAAGATGTGGTGAAAGGGATTGTCTCACTATCTGACCTTCTACAAGCCCTGGTTCTCACTCCTGCAG